From Microtus ochrogaster isolate Prairie Vole_2 chromosome 17, MicOch1.0, whole genome shotgun sequence:
CTCTGTGCCCCACACAGATAATTAACTTGTATAGTTATTAACTCTTTGTGGCTTAAAATAAACTTATTGTGTAATAAATCCAAACACCAAGTCATGTTATTTGCTGTGCCATACTtcgcaagaaaaaaaaatggggggaaaatATATAGCAAGAAATTACACTAATGAGATTTCGGAGGACATTTTAGTAAGATTGTTTCTCATCACAGTTAAGACAGGGATTTAACTACTCTACAGAGAGATGTGTTTAGTTTAGCTATCTGGTGGGTTAGAGTTAACAGGTTGCTTTATAAGAATAGTGGCATAGTGCCAGGCTCAAAATTACCGGGGGTGAGGGGCAGACAGAGGttgtgcactcctttaatcccagcactcaggaggcagaggcaggaggatctgtgactttaaggccagcctggcctacagagtgaatccAAAAAGgcccaaaccaacaaaaacccagGGAGAACCGTGCAAGATGGGCAATGTCTGTTATATGCTCACTGACCATGTTCCCTGCACCAATCCACATAGGCCTCTCCTCACGCTGCTGTTAAGTGGACACAGTAGGACTCCAAGAATTGTAAATCAGCCCCCCCGACCCCGGTTCCCCAACACAGTCCATGATATGCATCTTAGTCATCTGAGGGTGCCGAGAGCACTCTGCATATCCTAACAGACTTTAGGGATCTTTGAGaccttccctttctattttcaATGGCAGGaacatttctgttctttaaaatgCTGCACCTGAACCTCAAATTTACTCAATTTATAGATTCATGACTATTTAAGTTTAGAAGTTCTCCAATGCTCCAGTGTATCAATGTGACTCTGACTATTGTCAATAACAAGCTGAACACTTACGTGGGGGCCACTAGGCATTGGTGGAGCACCAGAAGGTCCAGAAGGCACTTGGTAGGGATTATTTGGAGTAGGATGGGGTCCTGGTGTGGGATACGATCCTGCAGGGCCAGGATACGGTGCTGGTGGTCCCCAGGCTCCTGGTGGCACAGTGCCCCATGGAACAGGCGGTGCTCCTGACATTGGAGGTGGAGCAGTGGGGTATGGCCCTGGAGGTCGATATGGCATATTAGGGTGCTGCCCCCCAATTCCTGGTGCCCAAGGTCCAGAAGACATAGATCCCCATGGACCTAAAGTACCAGCTGGATCTGTGGGTGCACCATATGGCCTAGGTAGCTCTGGAAGGGGCATATTTGGCGTAGCATATGGCCCTGTTGGGCCAGGGCCTGGCACAGCAGGGGCTGGATAAGGACCACTAGGTGGGGGGCATGATGGtccagaaggaggaaagggtGCTGGGGGTCCGGCTGGTGGTCCAGTTGGAGGCATAGACGGATACATTCCTGTTGGCGCTGGTCCGAAAGGCACAGGAGAGGGCGCTGCACCGCTTGGTGGGAGTCCAGAGGGCACAGCAGGTAGAGCACTTGGGTTACTCCAAGGGTTGGAGCCCGGCCAGACTTGAGATTGGCCGGCTTTTGCATTGCTCACAGCAGACGTTTTGGCAGAGGATGGTTCAGGCAGCGCATCTGCCAACTGTAACACAAAACAGGTCTGTCATATCTGTCCTATCCAGGGGCAAGTCAAATACACATGATGAAAACCCCATGCAAACTGGACACAGTAGCTGGGGATTAGTGGCACCTTCAAAGACTAAACTACTCACAGGAgaagcttttcttaaaaaagcaTTTGAGGTATCTTGAACATTAACCTCACAGTGCAGACTCTTCAAAGCTCAACTCTCCTAACTACAGCAGCTCTGCTGTGTTTTATTTCCGAGCAGCGGGAACAGGATAGGATCGATCTCTACACTCAGCTCTTGACCTTTACTTTCTTAGTTTCAGAAACAGTTTTAGTGTTAAGTTCAGCATTAAATGAGGCAATTTACATAACACTGTAAATACAGTCAaaacaaaatatgttatttttgagataaggtttcatgtagcctaggtgGACCCTAaacttaattttatgtatatgtggtgtgcaTGTTGCGTGGGTTCTCAACCGACACAGCTGCAGTCACCTGAGAAAAGTGAACTCCAACTGAGGAAATGCTTCTATCAGATGGGCCTGTATGCAAAAGTATTGATTAATGCCCACCATGGGAGGTACCATCCCTGGGAAATATAACAAAGGAAGTTGAATGTGACTCAAAAAAGAGAGccagtgtttctccatggcttatgttctagttcctgcctccagttcctgccctggcttcccttcacAATGCACTATGAGCTGTCGGACGAGAGCAGGCTTCTCCATCCAAGGTGCTTTTGGTCATactcttatcacagcaacatgaaAGTAAACTTGCCTTCATGAGTT
This genomic window contains:
- the Mapk1ip1l gene encoding MAPK-interacting and spindle-stabilizing protein-like; translated protein: MSDEFSLADALPEPSSAKTSAVSNAKAGQSQVWPGSNPWSNPSALPAVPSGLPPSGAAPSPVPFGPAPTGMYPSMPPTGPPAGPPAPFPPSGPSCPPPSGPYPAPAVPGPGPTGPYATPNMPLPELPRPYGAPTDPAGTLGPWGSMSSGPWAPGIGGQHPNMPYRPPGPYPTAPPPMSGAPPVPWGTVPPGAWGPPAPYPGPAGSYPTPGPHPTPNNPYQVPSGPSGAPPMPSGPHYH